In a genomic window of Roseiflexus castenholzii DSM 13941:
- a CDS encoding zinc-dependent alcohol dehydrogenase family protein, which yields MRAVRFASFGEPADVLTIENIPAPQTGPGQVLVRVQVRPINPSDLFVIRGLYGILPRLPAVPGFEGAGVIVGVGEGVTDRTIGQTVIPMGAAGLWQEYVVVPAARTIPVPATIGDRQAATALINPATAWLMLTDTLRVEPGEWVLQNAANSIVGRHVIRLAQRLGFRTINVVRRREVMDDLRTLGADDIICEQDENVVARVHALTGGKGVRYALDSVGGASGARLAASLAMGGTMLVYGAIAGEPLTIHLGTLLFRSATIRGWWLSHWLQTATPEQAQDLFTTLFGLIADGTLHTPVAAEYDLGDVREAVIAAEHKTRPGKVLLVG from the coding sequence ATGCGTGCCGTTCGCTTCGCTTCCTTCGGCGAACCTGCCGATGTCCTGACTATTGAAAACATCCCTGCGCCTCAGACGGGTCCCGGTCAGGTACTGGTGCGGGTGCAGGTTCGTCCGATCAACCCCTCCGATCTGTTCGTCATCCGCGGGTTGTATGGCATACTGCCGCGCCTGCCTGCCGTTCCCGGCTTCGAAGGCGCCGGCGTGATCGTCGGCGTCGGCGAAGGGGTCACCGACCGCACTATCGGGCAAACAGTCATTCCCATGGGTGCGGCGGGACTCTGGCAGGAGTATGTGGTCGTTCCCGCCGCCAGAACCATCCCGGTTCCTGCTACGATTGGCGACCGGCAGGCGGCGACGGCGCTGATCAATCCGGCGACGGCGTGGCTGATGCTTACCGACACACTACGGGTTGAACCTGGCGAATGGGTGCTGCAAAACGCCGCCAATTCCATCGTCGGGCGGCACGTCATCCGGCTGGCGCAACGCCTTGGCTTCCGCACGATCAATGTCGTCCGCCGGCGTGAGGTGATGGACGACCTGCGTACCCTGGGAGCGGATGACATTATCTGCGAGCAGGACGAGAATGTGGTTGCGCGGGTGCATGCACTGACGGGGGGCAAAGGTGTGCGCTACGCACTCGACTCGGTCGGCGGCGCAAGCGGTGCGCGCCTGGCGGCATCGCTCGCTATGGGAGGGACGATGCTCGTCTATGGCGCCATTGCCGGCGAGCCGCTCACGATCCATCTAGGCACGTTGCTGTTCCGCAGCGCCACCATCCGTGGATGGTGGTTGTCGCACTGGCTTCAGACCGCCACGCCGGAGCAGGCGCAGGACCTCTTCACCACCCTGTTCGGGCTGATCGCTGATGGGACGCTCCATACGCCAGTTGCGGCGGAGTACGACCTCGGCGATGTGCGCGAAGCAGTCATCGCTGCCGAACATAAAACGCGCCCCGGCAAGGTGTTGCTGGTAGGGTAG
- the amrS gene encoding AmmeMemoRadiSam system radical SAM enzyme, whose protein sequence is MNERTFLEPGVVLGEWWHRTADGRFQCDLCPRGCTLRPGQHGFCFVREARNEGIVLSSYGRASGFCADPIEKKPLFHFFPGTGVFSFGTAGCNLGCRFCQNWSISKAREMALLDARATPEEVAEAALAVGCRSVAFTYNDPVIFAEYAIDCARAARERGLATVVVSAGYISPQARPAFFAHIDAANIDLKGFSEEFYRKLCLGSLAPVLDTLRWLRRETNVWLEVTNLIIPGANDSPDDVARLCDWFVNELGPDVPLHFTAFHPDYRMLDTPPTPPATLKRAREQALAAGLRYVYTGNVYDAAGQSTYCAGCGARVIERDWHRLKRWRLDAAGRCVRCGHPLPGRFDAAPGRWNGRMAPVRIVESLA, encoded by the coding sequence ATGAACGAACGCACCTTCCTTGAGCCTGGCGTCGTTCTCGGCGAGTGGTGGCATCGCACCGCCGATGGCCGGTTTCAGTGCGATCTCTGTCCGCGCGGCTGCACGCTGCGCCCTGGTCAGCACGGCTTCTGCTTTGTGCGCGAGGCGCGCAATGAAGGGATCGTCCTTTCCTCCTACGGTCGCGCGTCCGGTTTCTGCGCCGACCCGATCGAGAAGAAGCCGCTCTTCCATTTTTTCCCCGGTACGGGGGTCTTTTCCTTTGGTACTGCCGGGTGCAACCTGGGGTGCCGTTTCTGCCAGAACTGGTCGATCTCCAAAGCGCGCGAGATGGCGCTGCTCGACGCGCGCGCGACGCCGGAGGAGGTTGCAGAAGCGGCGCTAGCAGTAGGGTGTCGCAGCGTCGCTTTTACCTACAACGATCCGGTCATTTTTGCCGAGTATGCCATTGATTGCGCGCGCGCTGCGCGCGAACGCGGTCTGGCAACCGTCGTTGTGTCGGCGGGGTACATTTCGCCGCAGGCGCGGCCCGCTTTCTTTGCGCACATCGATGCCGCAAACATCGATCTCAAAGGGTTCAGCGAGGAATTTTACCGGAAATTGTGCCTCGGCTCGCTGGCGCCGGTGCTCGACACGCTCCGCTGGCTGCGCCGTGAGACCAATGTCTGGCTGGAAGTAACCAATCTGATCATTCCCGGCGCCAATGACTCGCCAGACGATGTTGCGCGCCTGTGCGATTGGTTCGTGAATGAACTCGGTCCTGATGTGCCGTTGCACTTTACGGCGTTCCATCCCGATTATCGTATGCTCGATACGCCGCCAACCCCGCCCGCGACGCTGAAACGCGCTCGCGAACAGGCGCTTGCCGCCGGTCTGCGCTATGTGTATACCGGGAATGTCTACGACGCTGCCGGGCAGTCGACGTACTGCGCCGGTTGCGGCGCGCGTGTCATCGAGCGCGACTGGCATCGCCTGAAACGCTGGCGACTTGACGCCGCCGGTCGATGTGTGCGCTGCGGTCATCCGCTGCCGGGACGGTTCGATGCTGCGCCGGGGCGCTGGAACGGACGGATGGCGCCGGTGCGGATTGTGGAGTCACTCGCGTGA